One Cololabis saira isolate AMF1-May2022 chromosome 12, fColSai1.1, whole genome shotgun sequence DNA window includes the following coding sequences:
- the spata2 gene encoding spermatogenesis-associated protein 2, whose protein sequence is MDAKLKEDLFRRYVTTLERRLEEGGGYTGTGTTPEGDRSRHKDNEALLSTATALLGAYQPDPGQRFRLVRFYEMVENSLHYQRGGNLKSLERAFRTLETICTNLLLFPWKKEFRCIKTFTGPYVYHLQSAICDAELRTLMRTIGYACDHDSQFHLQEQPGSVNHLRQLAFELFLAQAECRLLAEVVALARGSASELEAVELRRGSRDDAAGCAEALRRRDSLGADMARLTVRPLDIERPHAHHLRRGSRPSKSVDVTDGAGHWHAAASKPVLKTSLSLRKEPLFVDAGEDMKDEIIRPSTSASFFSIAGPPSYSPVADFFPIQSPPPADPYTSYHLSSLDEIDLYTERGGAGTGGRQTPSRPPSREPRDTKDGWLLKAHGSVKCQGCGLGCSTMAACQRCDMILCTACHDLDPSPCCGLQDYHPKSPRPVDGYIPVKEKLSVYSNTHSHSHLHPHPLTLTHSLSHPHPHPQMVEKPLMSTKLFPSKPVALTTPKGGISERVSMGGPRCGFCNKPGASHTCVNCSKVSCDSCMGLYGSDMCTRKNPQHSFVPNHQLNFKSGTISHLVYR, encoded by the exons ATGGATGCCAAGTTAAAAGAGGACCTGTTTCGGAGGTATGTGACGACACTGGAAAGGCGCCTGGAGGAGGGGGGTGGATATACAGGGACTGGAACTACACCAGAGGGAGACAGAAGCAGACACAAGGACAATGAGGCTCTACTTTCCACAGCTACAGCTCTGCTGGGAGCCTACCAGCCAGATCCTGGACAGCGATTTCGCCTGGTGCGTTTCTATGAGATGGTGGAGAACTCCCTCCACTACCAGAGGGGAGGTAACCTCAAGAGCCTGGAGAGAGCCTTCCGCACCCTGGAAACCATTTGCACCAATCTCTTGCTTTTCCCTTGGAAGAAGGAGTTCAGATGTATAAAG ACCTTTACCGGCCCATATGTCTACCATCTGCAGTCTGCCATTTGTGATGCTGAACTCCGAACTCTAATGCGCACCATCGGATATGCCTGTGATCACGATTCACAGTTCCATTTGCAGGAGCAGCCAGGCAGCGTAAATCATCTCCGCCAGTTGGCGTTTGAGCTTTTCCTAGCCCAGGCAGAGTGTCGGCTTCTGGCGGAGGTGGTGGCTTTGGCCCGGGGTTCAGCCTCGGAGCTGGAGGCTGTGGAACTCCGCAGAGGTAGCCGAGATGATGCAGCTGGTTGTGCAGAGGCGCTCCGCAGGCGCGACAGCCTTGGGGCAGACATGGCTCGGCTGACTGTGCGGCCACTGGATATAGAAAGGCCTCATGCCCATCACCTGAGGCGAGGTAGCCGGCCCTCCAAGTCTGTGGATGTTACAGATGGAGCTGGCCACTGGCACGCAGCTGCTAGCAAGCCCGTTTTGAAGACCTCGTTGAGTTTAAGGAAGGAGCCTCTGTTTGTGGATGCAGGGGAGGATATGAAGGATGAGATCATCAGGCCCAGCACCTCAGcatcttttttctcaattgCAGGTCCACCCTCCTATAGCCCAGTTGCTGACTTTTTCCCAATTCAGTCACCCCCACCAGCTGATCCATATACATCCTACCATCTGTCCTCGTTGGATGAGATCGACTTGTACACAGAGAGGGGGGGTGCTGGGACAGGAGGAAGGCAAACCCCATCTCGACCACCATCCAGGGAACCTCGAGATACGAAGGACGGGTGGTTGCTCAAAGCTCATGGTAGTGTGAAGTGTCAGGGCTGTGGGCTGGGCTGTTCCACAATGGCTGCCTGCCAAAGGTGTGACATGATTCTTTGCACTGCCTGTCATGATCTGGACCCCTCCCCTTGCTGTGGCCTCCAAGACTACCACCCCAAATCTCCACGACCCGTTGATGGATACATTCCTGTTAAGGAAAAGCTCTCCGTCTATTCTAACACTCATTCTCACTCCCATCTCCATCCACATCCCCTAACACTGACCCACTCACTTTCTCATCCCCACCCTCACCCCCAGATGGTGGAGAAACCCTTGATGTCCACCAAGCTGTTTCCAAGCAAGCCTGTTGCTTTAACAACACCAAAGGGGGGCATCAGCGAAAGAGTAAGCATGGGGGGACCCAGATGTGGGTTTTGCAACAAGCCAGGTGCATCACACACCTGTGTGAATTGCTCCAAGGTATCATGTGACTCATGCATGGGCTTGTATGGAAGTGACATGTGCACGCGAAAGAATCCTCAGCACAGCTTTGTGCCTAACCATCAGCTCAACTTCAAATCTGGCACCATATCTCACCTGGTGTACCGGTGA